A DNA window from Burkholderia sp. HI2500 contains the following coding sequences:
- a CDS encoding acetyl-CoA carboxylase carboxyltransferase subunit alpha, with protein MKTTFLDFEQPIAELEAKIEELRFVQDDSAVDISEEIERLSKKSQQLTKDLYANLSPWQVSQIARHPQRPYTLDYVAELFTDFHELHGDRAFADDVSIVGGLARFGGHPCMVIGHQKGRDTKERAARNFGMPRPEGYRKAERLMRLAEKFGLPIFTFVDTPGAYPGIGAEERGQSEAIGRNLYVMAELKTPIITTVIGEGGSGGALAIAVADTVMMLQFSTYSVISPEGCASILWKSAAKAPEAAEALGLTAHRLKALGLIDKIINEPLGGAHRDPKGMAALLRRALADSLRQFQGMSIDALRERRFERLMAYGKFKETTPGA; from the coding sequence ATGAAGACCACGTTTCTGGATTTCGAACAGCCGATCGCCGAACTCGAGGCCAAGATCGAAGAGCTGCGATTCGTGCAGGACGACTCGGCTGTCGACATTTCGGAAGAAATCGAGCGGTTGTCGAAGAAAAGCCAGCAACTGACGAAAGACCTCTACGCGAACCTGTCGCCGTGGCAGGTCTCGCAGATCGCGCGGCATCCGCAGCGTCCGTACACGCTCGATTACGTTGCGGAACTGTTTACCGATTTTCACGAGCTGCACGGCGACCGCGCATTCGCGGACGACGTGTCGATCGTCGGCGGCCTCGCGCGCTTCGGCGGCCATCCGTGCATGGTGATCGGTCACCAGAAGGGCCGTGACACGAAGGAGCGCGCCGCGCGCAACTTCGGGATGCCGCGTCCGGAAGGCTATCGCAAGGCCGAACGCCTGATGCGTCTCGCCGAGAAGTTCGGTCTGCCGATCTTCACGTTCGTCGACACGCCGGGCGCGTACCCGGGCATCGGCGCGGAAGAACGCGGCCAGTCGGAGGCGATCGGCCGCAACCTTTACGTGATGGCCGAACTGAAGACGCCGATCATCACGACGGTGATCGGCGAGGGCGGTTCGGGCGGCGCGCTGGCGATCGCAGTGGCCGACACGGTGATGATGCTGCAATTCTCGACCTACTCGGTGATCTCGCCGGAAGGCTGCGCGTCGATCCTGTGGAAGAGCGCCGCGAAGGCGCCGGAAGCAGCGGAAGCGCTGGGCCTGACCGCGCACCGCCTGAAGGCGCTCGGCCTGATCGACAAGATCATCAACGAGCCGCTCGGCGGCGCGCATCGCGATCCGAAGGGCATGGCTGCGCTGCTGCGCCGTGCGCTGGCCGATTCGCTGCGCCAGTTCCAGGGGATGAGCATCGATGCGCTGCGCGAGCGCCGCTTCGAGCGCCTGATGGCCTACGGCAAGTTCAAGGAAACCACGCCGGGCGCATGA
- a CDS encoding DNA-3-methyladenine glycosylase family protein, with the protein MATARKAPVRRATPVAARPAAKRVPPAKTDATRAVPNGALNGHAQPAAVPPAADAARKARASEADGEEVVVRPAYWDKACADLVKRDRILKKLIPKFGPAHLVKRGDPFVTLARSVVGQQISVPSAQSLWARIGDACPKLAPQPVIRLGADKLIACGLSKRKTEYILDLAQHFVSGALHVDKWTSMDDEDVIAELTQIRGISRWTAEMFLIFNLSRPDVLPLDDPGLIRAISVNYFSGEPVTRSEAREVAANWEPWRTVATWYMWRSLDAPDADA; encoded by the coding sequence ATGGCAACGGCCAGAAAAGCGCCGGTCAGGCGCGCGACCCCGGTCGCCGCGCGTCCGGCAGCCAAGCGCGTACCGCCGGCGAAGACGGACGCGACGCGCGCCGTGCCGAACGGCGCGCTCAACGGTCATGCGCAACCGGCGGCGGTGCCGCCGGCCGCCGACGCGGCCCGCAAGGCCCGTGCGTCCGAAGCGGACGGCGAGGAGGTCGTCGTGCGTCCTGCTTACTGGGACAAGGCATGCGCCGACCTCGTCAAGCGCGACCGGATCCTGAAGAAACTGATTCCGAAGTTCGGTCCCGCGCATCTCGTGAAGCGCGGCGACCCGTTCGTCACGCTCGCGCGCTCGGTCGTCGGCCAGCAGATTTCGGTGCCGTCCGCGCAGTCGCTGTGGGCGCGCATCGGGGATGCCTGTCCGAAACTCGCGCCGCAGCCGGTGATCCGGCTCGGCGCGGACAAGCTGATCGCGTGCGGGCTGTCGAAGCGCAAGACGGAATACATCCTCGATCTCGCGCAGCATTTCGTGTCGGGCGCGCTGCACGTCGACAAATGGACGTCGATGGACGACGAGGACGTGATCGCGGAACTCACGCAGATCCGCGGCATCAGCCGCTGGACGGCCGAGATGTTCCTGATCTTCAACCTGTCGCGGCCGGACGTCCTGCCGCTCGACGACCCGGGCCTGATCCGCGCGATCAGCGTCAATTACTTCAGCGGGGAACCCGTCACGCGCAGCGAGGCGCGCGAAGTTGCCGCCAACTGGGAGCCGTGGCGTACCGTCGCGACCTGGTACATGTGGCGCAGCCTCGATGCGCCCGACGCCGACGCCTGA
- the cysS gene encoding cysteine--tRNA ligase, with the protein MESLRIYNTLARDKQVFVPRQAGEVRMYVCGITVYDYCHVGHARMLVVFDLVQRWLRAIGYRVTYVRNITDIDDKIIRRAVENGETIKSLTDRFIGAMHDDESALGIQRPDIEPRATEFIPQMLGMIETLETNGYAYQATDGDVNYSVRKFANYGKLSGKSLDDLRAGERVAANDAKEDPLDFVLWKRAKPEDPEGTSWASKYGMGRPGWHIECSAMGCTLLGEHFDIHGGGQDLQFPHHENEIAQSEGATGQTFVNYWMHNGFVQVDNEKMSKSLGNFFTIREVLERYDAEVMRFFIVRTHYRSPLNYSDVHLDDARASLTRLYTALKDVEADTLALDWNEPHAQRFAAAMNDDFNTPVAVATLFELAGEVNRTGDASLARQLKQLAGLLGLLGREPRAFLQQASGAAQAGGLAADEIEAKIAARVAAKQAKDYAEADRIRAELLETGIALEDKPGGSTEWRRV; encoded by the coding sequence ATGGAATCACTGCGCATCTACAACACGCTCGCGCGTGACAAGCAAGTCTTCGTGCCGCGCCAGGCTGGCGAAGTGCGGATGTACGTATGCGGAATCACCGTATACGACTATTGTCACGTGGGCCACGCGCGCATGCTGGTCGTGTTCGACCTCGTCCAGCGCTGGTTGCGTGCGATCGGCTACCGGGTCACGTATGTGCGCAACATTACCGACATCGACGACAAGATCATCCGCCGCGCGGTCGAGAACGGCGAGACGATCAAGTCGCTGACCGACCGGTTCATCGGCGCGATGCACGACGATGAAAGCGCGCTCGGCATCCAGCGGCCCGACATCGAGCCGCGCGCGACCGAGTTCATCCCGCAGATGCTCGGCATGATCGAGACGCTCGAGACGAACGGCTACGCGTACCAGGCGACCGACGGCGACGTCAATTACTCGGTGCGCAAGTTCGCGAACTACGGGAAGCTGTCGGGCAAGTCGCTCGACGACCTGCGCGCGGGCGAGCGCGTCGCCGCGAACGACGCGAAGGAGGATCCGCTCGATTTCGTGCTGTGGAAACGCGCGAAGCCGGAAGATCCGGAAGGTACGTCGTGGGCGTCGAAGTACGGGATGGGGCGTCCGGGCTGGCACATCGAGTGCTCGGCGATGGGCTGCACGCTGCTCGGCGAGCATTTCGACATCCACGGCGGCGGGCAGGATCTGCAATTCCCGCACCACGAGAACGAGATCGCGCAGAGCGAAGGCGCAACCGGCCAGACGTTCGTCAATTACTGGATGCACAACGGCTTCGTGCAGGTCGACAACGAGAAGATGTCGAAATCGCTCGGCAACTTCTTCACGATCCGCGAAGTGCTCGAACGCTACGATGCGGAAGTCATGCGCTTCTTCATCGTGCGCACGCACTACCGTTCGCCGCTCAATTACAGCGACGTGCATCTCGACGATGCGCGCGCGTCGCTCACGCGTCTCTATACCGCACTGAAAGATGTTGAAGCCGACACGCTCGCGCTCGACTGGAACGAGCCGCACGCGCAGCGTTTCGCCGCCGCGATGAACGACGACTTCAACACGCCGGTCGCGGTGGCGACGCTGTTCGAACTGGCGGGCGAGGTGAATCGCACGGGCGACGCATCGCTCGCGCGGCAACTGAAACAGCTGGCGGGCCTGCTCGGCCTGCTGGGCCGCGAACCGCGCGCGTTCCTGCAGCAGGCGTCCGGCGCCGCGCAGGCGGGCGGGCTCGCCGCCGACGAGATCGAAGCGAAGATCGCCGCGCGTGTCGCGGCGAAGCAAGCGAAGGACTATGCCGAAGCGGACCGGATCCGGGCGGAACTGCTCGAGACCGGTATCGCACTTGAAGACAAACCGGGCGGATCGACCGAATGGCGTCGCGTATGA
- a CDS encoding tetratricopeptide repeat protein, which produces MKPHRGRAQSAATLVATTVMGVALTLFAAPAAHAQKAPATADGTPEIDASIAGKQWKQALAQLDARIASNPRDVQAQFKRGTVLARLNRDDDAIQQFVAITQAYPELPEPYNNLAALYAKHGRYDEARTALVTATQSNPGYSLAYENLGDLYLRLAAESYKRAQSLGRTSGATAQRLADLQKIVSPPKAAPNARAATPATRDYSDRAAANVSTTTLPMSPTFQFSGPSGALAAPYVAPSQ; this is translated from the coding sequence ATGAAACCTCATCGCGGCCGCGCGCAGAGCGCTGCGACCCTCGTTGCGACCACCGTCATGGGCGTCGCGCTGACGCTTTTCGCGGCTCCCGCGGCGCATGCGCAGAAGGCCCCGGCCACCGCCGACGGCACGCCCGAAATCGATGCGTCGATCGCCGGCAAGCAGTGGAAGCAGGCGCTCGCGCAGCTCGACGCGCGCATCGCATCGAACCCGCGCGACGTGCAGGCGCAGTTCAAGCGCGGCACCGTGCTCGCCCGCCTGAACCGCGATGACGACGCGATCCAGCAGTTCGTCGCGATCACGCAGGCGTACCCCGAACTGCCCGAGCCGTACAACAACCTTGCGGCGCTTTACGCGAAGCACGGCCGCTACGACGAAGCGCGCACCGCGCTCGTCACAGCGACGCAATCGAACCCCGGCTACTCGCTCGCGTACGAGAACCTCGGCGATCTCTACCTGCGCCTCGCGGCCGAGTCGTACAAGCGCGCGCAGTCGCTCGGCCGCACGAGCGGCGCGACCGCGCAGCGCCTCGCCGATCTCCAGAAGATCGTGTCGCCGCCGAAGGCCGCGCCGAATGCCCGCGCAGCCACACCGGCCACGCGCGACTACTCCGACCGCGCAGCCGCGAACGTGAGCACCACCACGCTGCCGATGTCGCCGACGTTCCAGTTCAGCGGTCCGTCGGGCGCACTGGCGGCGCCGTACGTCGCGCCGTCGCAATAA
- a CDS encoding peptidylprolyl isomerase, producing the protein MKRLLLALGGAALLATATAPAFAQSATAHPVVQLKTSQGDIRVELYPEKAPKSVANFLDYVKAGQYNGTIFHRVIKGFMIQGGGYKTNFEEKPTRAPIPLESRNGLKNLTGTIAMARTSDPNSATAQFFINTVDNSGLDYPNPDGNGYAVFGKVVSGLDVVKKIEGVATTSRGPMQDVPAQPIVIESASIVSK; encoded by the coding sequence ATGAAACGTCTGTTGCTGGCGCTTGGCGGCGCCGCCCTTCTCGCGACCGCGACCGCACCTGCGTTCGCGCAATCGGCTACCGCGCACCCCGTCGTGCAGCTGAAGACCTCGCAGGGCGACATCCGCGTCGAGCTCTACCCGGAGAAGGCGCCGAAGTCCGTCGCCAACTTCCTCGATTACGTGAAGGCCGGCCAGTACAACGGCACGATCTTCCATCGCGTGATCAAGGGCTTCATGATCCAGGGCGGCGGCTACAAGACCAACTTCGAGGAGAAGCCGACCCGCGCGCCGATCCCGCTGGAGAGCCGCAATGGTCTGAAGAACCTGACGGGCACGATCGCGATGGCACGCACGAGCGATCCGAATTCGGCCACCGCGCAGTTCTTCATCAACACCGTCGACAACAGCGGCCTCGACTACCCGAATCCGGACGGCAACGGCTATGCGGTGTTCGGCAAGGTCGTGTCGGGTCTCGACGTCGTGAAGAAGATCGAAGGCGTCGCGACGACCTCGCGCGGCCCGATGCAGGACGTGCCCGCGCAACCGATCGTGATCGAATCGGCCAGCATCGTCTCGAAGTAA
- a CDS encoding peptidylprolyl isomerase — protein sequence MVELHTNHGVIKLELDAAKAPKTVENFLNYVKKGHYDGTVFHRVINGFMIQGGGFEPGLKQKPTDAPIDNEANNGLKNDNYTVAMARTNDPHSATAQFFINVNDNDFLNHSSPTPQGWGYAVFGKVVEGQDVVDKIKGVKTGNAGFHQDVPTDDVVIEKAVVV from the coding sequence ATGGTTGAACTGCATACGAACCACGGCGTGATCAAGCTCGAGCTCGACGCCGCGAAGGCACCGAAGACGGTCGAGAACTTCCTGAACTACGTGAAGAAGGGCCACTACGACGGCACCGTGTTCCATCGCGTGATCAACGGCTTCATGATCCAGGGCGGCGGCTTCGAGCCGGGCCTGAAGCAGAAGCCGACCGATGCGCCGATCGACAACGAGGCGAACAACGGCCTGAAGAACGACAACTACACGGTCGCGATGGCGCGCACCAACGATCCGCACTCGGCGACCGCCCAGTTCTTCATCAACGTGAACGACAACGACTTCCTGAACCACTCGTCGCCGACGCCGCAAGGCTGGGGCTACGCGGTGTTCGGCAAGGTCGTCGAAGGCCAGGACGTGGTCGACAAGATCAAGGGCGTCAAGACGGGCAACGCTGGTTTCCACCAGGACGTGCCGACTGACGACGTCGTGATCGAGAAGGCCGTCGTGGTCTGA
- a CDS encoding UDP-2,3-diacylglucosamine diphosphatase: protein MLQESPPRSVSAGVPGEREYAQAARPFLFLSDLHLSEAIPKTVAAFEHFVKYTADSADSVFILGDLFEYWIGDDILDDDPFAARMAALMHTFSERGIALYVMHGNRDFLLGRRFMKAAGAMLLPDPSLIMAFGQRIVLAHGDAQCTADRGYQVFRRVARNRAAQWLFLAWPFRWRRALAQRMRSNSEAGRMRPASAIYDVTREGVAALFRKSRASVIIHGHTHRPARHMEPGGIRWVLPDWDLDHGKPRGGYLRVDAEGIHAMPLD from the coding sequence ATGTTGCAGGAGAGTCCGCCGCGAAGCGTCTCCGCGGGCGTGCCGGGCGAGCGCGAATACGCGCAAGCCGCACGCCCGTTCCTGTTTCTCTCCGATCTGCACCTGAGCGAAGCGATCCCGAAGACGGTCGCCGCGTTCGAGCATTTCGTGAAATACACCGCCGACAGTGCCGACTCGGTGTTCATCCTCGGCGACCTGTTCGAATACTGGATCGGCGACGACATCCTCGACGACGATCCGTTCGCGGCCCGCATGGCCGCGCTGATGCACACGTTCTCGGAGCGCGGCATTGCGCTCTACGTGATGCACGGCAACCGCGATTTCCTGCTCGGCCGGCGCTTCATGAAGGCAGCCGGCGCGATGCTGCTGCCCGATCCTTCGCTGATCATGGCGTTCGGCCAGCGCATCGTGCTCGCACATGGCGACGCGCAATGCACGGCCGACCGCGGCTACCAGGTATTCCGTCGCGTCGCCCGCAACCGCGCTGCGCAATGGCTGTTTCTCGCCTGGCCGTTCCGTTGGCGCCGTGCGCTCGCGCAGCGCATGCGCTCGAACAGCGAAGCGGGCCGGATGCGCCCTGCTTCGGCGATCTACGATGTCACGCGTGAAGGCGTGGCCGCGCTGTTCCGGAAAAGCCGCGCGAGCGTGATCATTCACGGCCATACGCACCGCCCCGCCCGGCACATGGAACCGGGTGGCATCCGCTGGGTGTTGCCCGACTGGGATCTCGACCACGGCAAGCCGCGCGGCGGCTACCTGCGCGTCGACGCGGAAGGCATCCACGCGATGCCGCTCGACTGA
- the cysE gene encoding serine O-acetyltransferase — MRAGLFPDHIMFTRLREDVATIRERDPAARSAWEVLTCYPGLHALVLHRFAHACWRAKRYWLARFASQAGRFLTGIEIHPGATIGRRVFIDHGMGVVIGETAIVGDDCTIYQGVTLGGTSLTRGAKRHPTLEAGVIVGAGAKVLGGFTVGAGAKIGSNAVVVKPVPAGGTAVGNPARVVMPAQPKPQPERAAFCAYGITPNADDPMSLAIHGLIDHAAKESRRVDEIVAALERLGTHLETLQGADAARLDLRRLSAVLEGKSVERQA, encoded by the coding sequence ATGCGCGCCGGCCTTTTCCCAGACCACATCATGTTCACGAGACTGCGCGAAGACGTTGCAACGATTCGCGAGCGGGATCCCGCCGCTCGCAGTGCATGGGAAGTGCTGACCTGTTATCCGGGGTTGCATGCGCTCGTGCTGCATCGCTTCGCGCACGCATGCTGGCGCGCGAAGCGCTACTGGCTCGCGCGTTTCGCGTCGCAGGCCGGCCGGTTCCTGACGGGGATCGAGATTCACCCCGGCGCGACGATCGGCCGGCGCGTGTTCATCGATCACGGGATGGGCGTCGTGATCGGCGAGACGGCGATCGTCGGCGACGACTGCACGATCTATCAGGGCGTGACGCTGGGCGGCACGTCGCTCACGCGCGGCGCCAAGCGGCACCCGACGCTCGAGGCCGGCGTGATCGTCGGGGCGGGCGCGAAGGTGCTCGGCGGCTTCACGGTCGGTGCGGGGGCGAAGATCGGTTCGAACGCGGTCGTCGTGAAGCCGGTGCCGGCAGGCGGCACGGCGGTCGGCAATCCGGCGCGCGTCGTGATGCCGGCGCAGCCGAAGCCGCAGCCCGAACGCGCGGCGTTCTGCGCATACGGGATCACGCCGAATGCCGACGATCCGATGTCGCTCGCGATTCACGGGCTGATCGATCACGCGGCGAAGGAAAGCCGCCGCGTCGACGAGATCGTCGCGGCGCTCGAACGGCTCGGCACGCATCTGGAAACACTGCAGGGCGCCGACGCGGCGCGCCTCGATCTGCGCCGGCTGTCGGCCGTGCTGGAAGGCAAGTCGGTCGAACGCCAGGCGTAA
- a CDS encoding RNA methyltransferase — translation METPQITAAPSEPGAASSQPPSGGFTSIRFVLVEPSHPGNVGAAARALKTMGFSRLVLVAPRVPHVQSDPEAIAMASGADDVLASAHVVPTLGDALSGVHWSIALTARTREYGPPRLAPRAAATQACAQVGTGDIALVFGNERTGLANEHVEQCSALAHIPANPAYSSLNLAQAVQVLAYELRVALLEQASEPSAQQSAEAGTLAQSDEIERMYVHLENALIALDFLDPRNPKKLMPRLRRLFARTGLEREEVNILRGVAKHILLKSGKPDGDA, via the coding sequence GTGGAAACCCCGCAGATCACCGCCGCGCCGTCCGAGCCGGGCGCGGCCTCGTCCCAGCCGCCGTCCGGCGGCTTCACGTCCATCCGTTTCGTGCTCGTCGAGCCGAGCCATCCCGGCAATGTCGGGGCGGCCGCCCGCGCGCTGAAGACGATGGGCTTCTCGCGTCTCGTGCTGGTCGCGCCCCGCGTGCCGCACGTGCAGAGTGATCCCGAGGCGATCGCGATGGCCAGCGGCGCGGACGACGTCCTCGCGTCCGCGCATGTCGTGCCGACGCTCGGCGACGCGCTGTCCGGCGTTCACTGGTCGATCGCGCTGACCGCGCGCACGCGCGAATACGGGCCGCCGCGCCTGGCGCCGCGTGCCGCCGCCACGCAGGCGTGCGCGCAGGTCGGCACGGGCGACATCGCGCTCGTGTTCGGCAACGAGCGCACGGGCCTCGCGAACGAGCATGTCGAGCAGTGCAGTGCGCTGGCGCACATCCCGGCGAACCCGGCCTACAGTTCGCTGAATCTCGCTCAGGCCGTGCAGGTGCTTGCGTACGAGCTGCGTGTCGCGTTGCTCGAGCAGGCGAGCGAGCCGTCGGCGCAACAGTCGGCCGAAGCCGGCACGCTTGCGCAGAGCGACGAGATCGAGCGGATGTACGTGCACCTCGAGAACGCGCTGATCGCGCTCGATTTCCTCGATCCGCGCAACCCGAAGAAGCTGATGCCGCGGCTGCGGCGCCTGTTCGCGCGCACGGGCCTCGAGCGCGAGGAGGTCAACATCCTGCGCGGCGTCGCGAAGCACATCCTGCTGAAATCGGGCAAGCCCGACGGCGACGCGTAA
- a CDS encoding inositol monophosphatase family protein, producing MHPMLNIAVKAARRAGQIINRASLDLDLIEIRKKQQNDFVTEVDKAAEDAIIETLKTAYPDHAILAEESGESENESEFKWIIDPLDGTTNFIHGFPYYCVSIALEHKGVVTQAVVYDPNKNDLFTATRGRGAYLNDRRIRVGRRDRLSDALVGTGFPFREKDGLDAYARLFTEMTQACTGLRRPGAAALDLANVAAGRLDAFFEQGINVWDMAAGSLLITEAGGLVGNYTGDADFLHRHEIVAANPKIYAQMIPILKGYTRVHPAAE from the coding sequence ATGCATCCCATGCTCAACATTGCTGTCAAGGCTGCGCGCCGCGCCGGACAGATCATCAATCGCGCGTCCCTCGATCTCGACCTGATCGAGATCCGCAAGAAGCAGCAGAACGACTTCGTCACCGAAGTGGACAAGGCCGCCGAAGACGCGATCATCGAGACGCTGAAGACCGCCTACCCCGACCACGCGATCCTCGCGGAAGAATCGGGCGAGTCGGAGAACGAATCCGAATTCAAGTGGATCATCGATCCGCTCGACGGCACGACCAACTTCATCCACGGCTTCCCGTACTACTGCGTATCGATCGCGCTCGAGCACAAGGGCGTCGTCACGCAGGCTGTCGTCTACGACCCGAACAAGAACGACCTGTTCACGGCCACCCGCGGCCGCGGCGCGTACCTGAACGACCGCCGCATCCGCGTCGGCCGCCGCGACCGCCTGTCGGACGCACTGGTCGGCACGGGCTTCCCGTTCCGCGAAAAGGACGGCCTCGATGCCTACGCGCGCCTCTTCACCGAAATGACGCAGGCCTGCACGGGCCTGCGCCGTCCGGGCGCGGCCGCACTCGATCTCGCGAACGTCGCGGCCGGCCGCCTCGACGCGTTCTTCGAGCAGGGCATCAACGTGTGGGACATGGCAGCGGGCAGCCTGCTGATCACCGAGGCCGGCGGCCTCGTCGGCAACTACACGGGCGACGCCGACTTCCTGCATCGCCATGAAATCGTCGCCGCGAACCCGAAGATCTACGCGCAGATGATCCCGATCCTGAAGGGTTACACCCGCGTGCATCCGGCAGCGGAGTAA
- a CDS encoding NAD(P)/FAD-dependent oxidoreductase encodes MLRLSEIKLPLDHPESALEAAIRARLAELGVAADGLLRYTVFRRAHDARKRADIKLTYIVDVEVTDEAAAIKRLAGKPHCGVTPDMAYHFVTKAPEHGNFLRPVVIGMGPCGLFAGLILAQMGFRPIILERGKAVRERTKDTFGLWRKSVLNPESNVQFGEGGAGTFSDGKLYSQIKDPNHYGRKVLDEFVKAGAPDDILYLSRPHIGTFRLVSMVEKMRASIHELGGEVRFETRVDDIEIDQGKVRSLKLSNGETLPCDHVVLAVGHSARDTFQMLHDRGVYIEAKPFSLGFRIEHPQGLIDRSRFGKFAGHKQLGAADYKVVHHCSNGRAVYSFCMCPGGTVVAATSEPGRVVTNGMSQYSRAERNANAGIVVGITPDDYPGGPLAGIAFQRKWEERAFELGGGDYRAPGQLVGDFIAGRPSTSLGSVEPSYKPGVNPTDLSTALPDYVIEAIREALPEIDKKIAGFAMHDAVLTGVETRTSSPIRIRRKDDYQSMNVEGLYPAGEGAGYAGGIYSAAIDGIEVAQAVALSMTSGQTA; translated from the coding sequence ATGTTACGGCTAAGCGAAATTAAACTCCCCCTCGACCACCCCGAAAGCGCGCTCGAGGCCGCGATTCGCGCGCGCCTCGCGGAGCTTGGCGTGGCCGCGGACGGGCTCCTCCGTTACACCGTGTTCCGCCGTGCGCACGATGCGCGCAAGCGCGCCGACATCAAGCTCACGTATATCGTCGATGTCGAAGTCACGGATGAGGCAGCCGCGATCAAGCGCCTCGCCGGCAAGCCGCATTGCGGCGTGACGCCCGACATGGCGTACCACTTCGTCACGAAGGCGCCCGAGCACGGCAATTTCCTGCGCCCGGTCGTGATCGGCATGGGGCCGTGCGGCCTGTTCGCGGGGCTGATCCTCGCGCAGATGGGTTTCCGCCCCATCATCCTCGAACGCGGCAAGGCCGTGCGCGAGCGCACCAAGGACACCTTCGGCCTGTGGCGCAAAAGCGTGCTCAACCCCGAATCCAACGTGCAGTTCGGCGAAGGCGGTGCCGGGACGTTCTCCGACGGCAAGCTGTACAGCCAGATCAAGGATCCGAACCACTATGGCCGCAAGGTGCTGGACGAATTCGTCAAGGCCGGTGCGCCGGACGACATCCTGTATCTGAGCCGGCCGCACATCGGCACGTTCCGCCTCGTCAGCATGGTGGAAAAGATGCGCGCGTCCATCCACGAACTGGGTGGTGAAGTGCGTTTCGAAACGCGGGTCGACGATATCGAGATCGATCAGGGCAAGGTGCGCTCGCTGAAGCTCTCGAACGGCGAAACGCTGCCGTGCGACCACGTGGTGCTGGCCGTGGGCCACAGCGCGCGCGACACCTTCCAGATGCTGCACGATCGCGGCGTCTATATCGAAGCCAAGCCGTTCTCGCTCGGCTTCCGTATCGAACATCCGCAGGGGCTGATCGATCGCAGCCGCTTCGGCAAGTTCGCAGGCCACAAGCAGCTCGGTGCGGCCGACTACAAGGTCGTCCATCACTGCAGCAATGGCCGCGCCGTCTACAGCTTCTGCATGTGCCCGGGCGGCACGGTGGTCGCGGCGACCTCCGAGCCGGGCCGCGTGGTCACCAACGGCATGAGCCAGTATTCGCGGGCCGAGCGCAACGCGAATGCGGGCATCGTCGTCGGCATCACGCCGGACGACTATCCCGGCGGCCCGCTGGCGGGCATCGCGTTCCAGCGCAAATGGGAAGAGCGCGCGTTCGAACTCGGCGGCGGCGATTACCGCGCGCCGGGCCAGCTGGTCGGTGATTTCATCGCCGGCCGGCCGTCGACGTCGCTCGGCTCCGTAGAGCCGTCGTACAAGCCGGGCGTGAACCCGACCGATCTGAGCACCGCGCTGCCGGATTACGTGATCGAAGCGATCCGCGAAGCGCTCCCCGAGATCGACAAGAAGATCGCCGGCTTCGCGATGCACGATGCGGTGCTCACCGGTGTCGAGACGCGCACTTCGTCGCCGATCCGGATTCGACGCAAGGACGATTACCAGAGCATGAACGTCGAGGGGCTGTATCCGGCGGGTGAAGGTGCGGGGTATGCGGGTGGCATCTATTCGGCGGCCATCGACGGGATCGAAGTCGCGCAGGCGGTGGCGCTCAGCATGACGTCGGGGCAAACGGCCTGA